The following DNA comes from Papaver somniferum cultivar HN1 unplaced genomic scaffold, ASM357369v1 unplaced-scaffold_128, whole genome shotgun sequence.
GTGACAGTGCACTTCATTGATATCCATTGGAAGCTTCAAAAGAGGATCATTCTGTTTTGCTTGATCAAGGGTCATACTGGAGTGGATATTGGGAAAATGCTTGAGAAATGTTTGCTGGATTGGGGGCTAGAAGATCTTTTTGGTGTGACTTTGGACAATGTCAGTGCAAATAGTGTGGCAATTGAGTATCTTCAAACAAGTGTCATCAATTGGACCGGAGCAAAAGTGAGATCTCAGTACATGCAGGTATAATTACTTTTCTTGGCTCTATTCTTTATAATGTACTTGTTGTATATCTTTGTGCTTGCAACTGATTCTTTCATTCTGTTATTGTTTGATGAACTAGCTATAAAATAATTCTTTGATGAACTGTCTGTGCTTTTATTGTTTCATTCCTGCCAGGTAAGGTGTGTTGCGCATGTTCTTGCGCTTGTTGTCAAAGATGTTGTGCTGTTGTATCACAAGTCCATTGGAAGGATCAGATCAGTTATCAAGTTTGTTACCGGCTCTCCCTCTAGGTTGGCCAAATTCAAGGAATGTGCTGCTCTCGAGAAGATTGATTGTAAGAAGATGGTTTTCCTAGATGTGAAGACCAAGTGGAATGCTACGTATCTGATGCTTGATGCTGCCATTCCTTATGAAAAAGTCTTTAAGAGGTTAGAAAGAGAAGATAGGAGCTTTCGAgataagtatattttcaaagaatctGAATGTGAAGCTTTGCCTAATACTGATGCTGATATTGTTGTAATTGATAATGAAGAATATTATCATAGTTCATCTAGTGAATCTGAATGTGAAGTAGATGTGTCTAAAAAGAATAAtactaagaaaaagaacaaacctCATCGTCATCATGCTCCATATGCTGCAGACTGGTCATATGCTAGGTGTCTTGTTAAGTGTTTGAAAATCTTCTTTGATGTTACTGTTAGGTTCTCAGCTTCAGTTCAGGTTACTTCACATGAATTTCTTTGGCAGTTGGCATTGATACATGAACAGTTGGTTCGTCTTAGAGCTATAGGAAACCGAGATCCTCATATTTCTAAGATGGCAGAAATGATGTTTAAAAAGTACAACGCATATTGGGGGGATTATGAAGATATGAACTCTGTGATGTATTTTGCTAAGTTGCTTGATCCTCGAGAGAAAGAATCTGGTTTGAAATTTGATCTTGAATGTTTGTATGAGCAAGATGATTTTAGGGTTACGACTGTTTTGAAAGCTGTGAAACAAGATATGGGAAAACTTTATGATGATTACAACAACATGTATTCAAATGCCAATGCAGAGAAAGGTGACATCATTACTTACCGTTGATCATCATTAGTTCATTACTAatatttcttatttattttttttatcatcattaCTTACTATTGATTGTTCTCATGTCTTAGGTACTGGCTCAACATCTGCTGCTGGTGTTGATGACATGGTTGTTTGTGTGCAAGAAGAGAACATTGAGGATATGCTTGAGTCGAGGAAGAAAAGGCGAAGAATGAATGTTCACAATACTCATCCAAAGTCAGAGCTTGAAAGGTATTTGCTTGATGACTGTGAAGCATCTACCAAGGAGTTTGATATTCTAGCAtggtggcaggctaatagtaCCAAGTATAAGGTATTTGCTTAATCAACTCTTTTAATAAATTTCTTAAACTAGCAtggtggcaggctaatagtaCCACAATCTTGGTGATGCTTCATTTTCTTAAACTCTTTTAATAAATTTCTCCATTTGTCAGTACACATACTTGGTGATCTCAAATTTATTAATAATCTTGTTTCTGCTCTTTTCTTTGGAGGTCTCATTTCATGATCAGACCCACTACTGTCAGCTAAAACCATTTGCTGTTGTGGTTGTTTAAGGTACTATCACTAATGGCAAAGGATATTTTAGCAATACCAGTGTCCTCCGTTGCTTCGGAATCTGCATTCAGTACTGGAAAACGCATTCTTACTCCATGGAGAAGCTCGCTATCTGCCAGGACAGTTGAAGCACTTCTCTGTACGCAAAGCTGGTTGCAGAaacctatctctcttgatttcCTATGTGATTACGTACCTGATGACAATTCCAACATTGAAGATGGTAATGGAATCCCTTCTCTTTTGACCTGAaatttgaatgagtgtatcttctttgcattcttcttgtttttcttcttatctgttagtttctcttatcttatttcttcttgtttttcttgttgcagaaattttgGGGAAGGATGAAGATTAAGGAGATTGGCTTGAGAGATGGATGGACTGCAGTCTTTTAGCTTTGGTTaacttgagaaatgaagatcaaatggatgACTGCAGTCTTTTTATGTTATTGGCAACATCGTTTTCTTTTAACTTTCGTTTCATCAGACTTTGGTTATCTTTTAGAATTAAGACTTTGgctaacttgtttgtgaacttcaacTTTGGTTATCTGTAgactaaacttgtttgtgaacttcaacTTTGGTTATCTGTAGACTAAAGAGTAAACCTATACAGGTGCAGGGTATAGGTGAAaaccgaaccgtaaccgaacAGTATCGGTGCGGTTAAAAACCGAACCGAATACTGAACAATTCGGCTACGGTTTCAATTGTGATAACCGCACCGAACACGGTTAGTTGAACGGTTTTACctataaccgcaccgaaccgaaccGTGTGCAGCACTAATTGAGGGACTACTAAAATTGTAGCTTTTTTCTTCTGGAGTCTAGCTCATggcatttatgatttttcttcgtCTAATCttcctttgattttctcttctCATCCTATTTGAGTTTATGTATTCTCTCTATAAAAGTACGGCCGCCAAATAGGGTAAAAGATATATGGCGACAactaaaataaaggaagataacCACGGTTAATATTAGAATTTGGTGACGTCAAAATAACCCAAATGTTGGGCCTAGCAGTGCGAGAGCGAAATCGTTTCCGACCGGGAAAACGGAAAAATCATGCTGTGTACGCAGGCCGAAATGCTCAACaacacaagaaaaaataaaatataataaataaaataatcgaGAGCTTGACCAAAGAGCCTTACTCGCCGTTAGATGTGCTCATTTGTCCAAAAAGAAATTGCACTGCCGTTGGTAGCAGTAGTAGTGTAGTAGCACTAAGGTTCATTTGTTGCGGCCTTGTTGCATTTGTCTGTGCACGACGACCAGATGAATTTAGACGGTATGCATAGTGTACTGTGTACCCTGCCTGCTTCCGTATCCTCGGGGGTTACTGTAGTGTAATACCTTCAGTGAATCTGCCATCAGTTTTCACTTTAAAACAAAGTTATGGAAAATCTGTCTGTCTGTTGGATGGAATAAAATTTGGTGAAATGATATCGTCAAGAGACTGAAGACGTTAAGTGGCGGTCAAATAGTAGTGTCCTTTCCTTGGATTAATGGTGAGTCGCAATAACAAACATTAAATGAGTCTGGGTTTTCAGATGTGGTCCTAGGAATCCCTCTTCTCTTCTCATATCTCACTCTATCACTAGAAAAATTAATAAAGTGTcctgcttcaaaccatataattaataaaccggccaaaCTTTTAAATTCTTTTAGAAACTGGCCTTTCTGTTAGAGTTGACACCTGGACCCACCAGATCGGTCAGCTGCGTTGAATAAGTCAAACTCGGTAGGAGAATTTACGACTGTGCCCTTGCCCATTTAAAGACCCGTGTGGTGTAATCTCTTACCAcactttctctttctccctcgttctctttctccctcgttctcttctccctcgttctcttctccctcgttctgaaactagggttaggtattgaagctgtttgaagctgatgttattgaagttgtttttgcTGAAGACATAGATGTTAGCAGAAAGACCAGAGTGTATTTGGAAGAAAAGTTATACATATTTAGGGATTCAGAGATAGTGGTGATACAGTGAAGATGAGGTACAAACCGGGATTGAAACAGTCTGAATCAAGGTAAGATTAACGAAACCCGTGActtaatatatgatgaaaatcattgtattgatagttaattaatttaattgatcgattgatttttagggtttatgttttttttcctttgtaattagggtttatttgaaaccaaatttttattgtttaattggggtttaattttcgtgattgggtgtttgattttaagtaatattgcttaattaggttttcattgggttttcataggtttatatctgattttgtttcatttgtgttgcagtcagttcaaatttaggaatatcagtgtatatgcggagccaaagaatgagactttggtatttcctgATTGCCATAGAGATGAAACAGACTTGATGACACTTAAGTATATGGTGTATAAGGGTTTGTCTATGGATGTTAAAGAGAAGTTTAATttatattggtttaaggaagaatgtctgccactgccattgttaaacaatgatgattttgataatttttgggAGGATTCTTTTGTAAATGAGGATGGATGTATATGTTTATGGATGGGGATGAAAGACACAGTGTTTGGGACTCCAAAGACTACACCAAAGAAGAAGACAGTTAGTAAGGGAACCACCCCTAGAAGATCCCCAAGGCTAAATAGTGTGGATAAATCAGTTGAAGGTGCATCAAGAAAGCTGAGTTTCATGGATGTTCCCATGTCCAAACATTCTCAGGCTAGTAGCAGTGGTTGCAGTCAgtcaaaagctacaaatgaagttaagtttgttgaagatgtggacaatattcagctggaaaacaccaaagaagatgaatgtcacccaattgagaatccagaagctcctccagtatatgacagtgatgaagacattgagtatgggtcagatgaagaagaacaagaagagaaagaagaagaagaagaagaagaaggagaaaaagaaggcaaagaaaaaggtatatttcatttataactgatttcatttattataatttgtaacttattatatggtactgatgttgatcttgaatgtGAAGGTAAGGATGTGGATGAAAGACCTGCTTACATGGATgactttgatgatgattttggtcaGTACATGAAGGGTGAGCATGATGTAGATCTTTTccctgaagaagaagtttttactCCAGTAGATCCTAGCAAAATGGAGGTAAAAACTAGATTTGCAAATAAGGAAGCATTTAAGAAACATCTCAGGGGTTATT
Coding sequences within:
- the LOC113331894 gene encoding uncharacterized protein LOC113331894; this translates as MRYKPGLKQSESSQFKFRNISVYAEPKNETLVFPDCHRDETDLMTLKYMVYKGLSMDVKEKFNLYWFKEECLPLPLLNNDDFDNFWEDSFVNEDGCICLWMGMKDTVFGTPKTTPKKKTVSKGTTPRRSPRLNSVDKSVEG